The following proteins come from a genomic window of Musa acuminata AAA Group cultivar baxijiao chromosome BXJ1-7, Cavendish_Baxijiao_AAA, whole genome shotgun sequence:
- the LOC135678649 gene encoding RNA-binding KH domain-containing protein RCF3-like, protein MAGRRNNNGKRSYSQSDYSDNGGSKRRNPGEERDTYAPGPEDTVFRYLCPGRKIGSIIGRGGEIVKQLRSDTQAKIRIGETIPGCEERVITIFSTRRETNTLEDVGDIVCPAQDALFKVHERLVTDEAVDEDIDGDNPQVTVRLLVPSDQIGCIIGKGGQIIQGIRSDTGAQVRILKNEHLPACAISSDELLQIGGEASVVKKALLQVSSRLHDNPSRSQHLLSSGTPQMLPVGGQFGVPGTTAPVIGIGQLISSYGGYKGDATVDWQSFYPTPRDETAGKEFSLRLLCPSANIGGVIGKGGVIIKQIRQESGASVKVDSSSVEDDCIITITAKEFFEDPISSTIDAAVRLQPRCSEKTERESGEPSYTTRLLVSTSRIGCLIGKGGSIISEMRRSTQANIRILSKENVPKVASEDDEMVQISGDIDTARNALVQVTTRLKANFFERENALSSVPASIPYHPLPNDASEGSRYGSRDAKAHGRGFSYSGGYGSSSDLVTSDTYGSYGGSQGGGSSYGAYGGYSSRHGSSGLSGQNTVSHGKHRGY, encoded by the exons ATGGCTGGACGGAGAAACAATAATGGGAAAAGATCTTATTCACAGTCTGACTACTCCGACAATGGAGGAAGCAAGAGAAGAAATCCTGGTGAAGAAAGAGACACCTATGCTCCTGGGCCTGAAGATACTGTTTTTCGTTATTTATGTCCTGGAAGGAAGATAGGAAGTATCATTGGGAGGGGTGGAGAGATTGTGAAGCAATTAAGATCTGACACGCAAGCAAAGATCAGAATTGGGGAGACTATACCTGGTTGTGAGGAGCGGGTCATAACCATTTTTAGCACAAGGAGAGAAACCAATACACTTGAAGATGTTGGTGATATAGTTTGTCCTGCACAAGATGCTCTCTTTAAGGTGCATGAGCGGCTAGTTACTGATGAGGCAGTTGACGAGGACATTGATGGAGACAACCCTCAAGTAACTGTTCGTCTGCTTGTGCCATCTGATCAGATTGGATGTATTATTGGGAAAGGAGGACAAATCATTCAAGGTATTCGTAGTGACACTGGTGCACAAGTACGCATTCTTAAGAATGAGCACCTCCCTGCTTGTGCTATTAGCAGTGATGAGCTACTCCAG ATCGGTGGGGAAGCATCAGTTGTAAAGAAGGCTCTTCTTCAAGTTTCATCACGCCTTCATGATAATCCATCTCGTTCCCAGCACCTGCTTTCTTCTGGCACACCTCAAATGTTACCAGTTGGTGGTCAGTTTGGGGTTCCAGGCACCACTGCACCAGTCATTGGCATTGGTCAACTGATAAGTTCTTATGGTGGTTACAAGGGAGATGCAACAGTGGATTGGCAATCCTTTTACCCAACTCCAAGAGATGAAACTGCTGGAAAAGAGTTCAGCTTGCGTCTTCTTTGCCCTTCTGCAAACATAGGAGGTGTGATAGGCAAGGGTGGTGTTATTATTAAGCAGATTAGGCAGGAATCTGGGGCATCTGTCAAAGTAGATAGTTCATCTGTGGAAGATGACTGCATAATCACAATTACTGCAAAAGAG TTCTTCGAGGACCCAATCTCTTCAACGATAGATGCAGCAGTACGCTTGCAGCCCCGGTGTAGTGAAAAAACTGAAAGAGAATCTGGTGAACCTTCTTACACCACCCGCCTTCTTGTTTCCACATCACGGATTGGTTGTCTAATTGGTAAAGGAGGATCAATTATTTCTGAGATGAGGAGGTCGACACAAGCAAATATTCGTATACTCTCAAAAGAAAATGTACCCAAAGTTGCTTCTGAAGATGATGAGATGGTTCAG ATTAGTGGAGACATTGACACTGCAAGAAATGCACTCGTACAAGTGACAACACGTCTGAAAGCCAATTTTTTTGAAAGAGAGAATGCACTATCTTCAGTTCCTGCTTCTATTCCATATCATCCTTTGCCAAATGATGCTTCTGAGGGGTCAAGATACGGGAGCAGGGATGCTAAGGCACATGGACGCGGGTTTTCTTACTCTGGTGGATACGGTTCTTCTAGTGATTTGGTAACCTCTGATACTTATGGAAGTTATGGTGGTTCTCAG GGTGGTGGTAGCAGCTATGGAGCTTATGGTGGATACTCTTCTCGACATGGAAGTTCTGG GTTATCTGGTCAAAACACAGTTTCTCACGGGAAACATCGTGGTTATTAG
- the LOC103991409 gene encoding NAC domain-containing protein 92 isoform X1, translating to MLRLMIEAEEMFLPPGFRFHPTDEELITHYLAPKVAGTSFCATVIGELDLNKREPWDLPLSTKVGDEWYFFCTKDRKYPTGLRTNRATDSGHWKATGKDKEIHRRRNLIGLKKTLVFYKGRAPKGEKTNWVMHEYRLEGNRSNTVQNAWVICRVFCRRSGEKQDMEWFEDELRSSVPVLSANDHNKNKDRFSSASNSTHVTCFSDGLVGLRGSEELAKPSQNSIMLPLSLSSNATSPATSNLVDLHHRGDSSVQLSESYGRGNDKNLKMEEEALSISEETGLITNMAPDIYTSIRSNFNYQELLPDAERLDVLSWNY from the exons ATGCTCAGGTTGATGATCGAGGCTGAGGAAATGTTTCTACCACCAGGTTTTCGCTTCCATCCAACCGATGAGGAGCTCATCACTCACTACCTTGCGCCGAAGGTTGCCGGTACCAGTTTCTGTGCCACTGTGATTGGGGAACTTGACCTCAACAAGAGAGAGCCATGGGACTTGCCAT TGAGCACAAAGGTAGGGGACGAGTGGTACTTCTTCTGCACGAAGGACAGGAAGTACCCAACTGGCTTGAGGACAAACAGAGCCACCGATTCCGGCCACTGGAAAGCAACAGGAAAAGATAAGGAGATACACAGAAGACGGAATCTGATCGGGTTGAAGAAGACTCTGGTCTTCTACAAAGGCAGGGCGCCCAAAGGTGAGAAGACTAATTGGGTCATGCATGAGTACAGACTGGAGGGGAATCGGTCAAACACGGTGCAA AATGCTTGGGTGATCTGTAGAGTGTTCTGTAGAAGGTCAGGTGAGAAACAGGACATGGAATGGTTTGAAGATGAACTCAGATCTTCTGTTCCGGTCCTATCTGCGAATGATCACAACAAGAACAAGGACAGGTTCTCTTCTGCATCCAATTCGACCCATGTGACCTGCTTCTCCGATGGCTTGGTGGGCCTGAGGGGCTCCGAGGAGTTGGCAAAGCCTTCTCAGAACTCAATCATGCTGCCTCTATCACTGTCCTCGAACGCTACCAGCCCAGCAACCTCAAACCTCGTAGATTTGCATCACCGAGGAGACAGTTCGGTGCAGTTGTCCGAGAGCTACGGCCGTGGCAATGACAAGAACttgaagatggaggaggaggctCTCAGCATTTCAGAGGAAACAGGTTTGATCACCAACATGGCGCCTGATATCTACACATCCATCAGAAGCAACTTCAATTACCAGGAGCTCCTGCCTGATGCAGAGCGACTCGATGTGCTGTCATGGAACTACTAG
- the LOC103991409 gene encoding NAC domain-containing protein 92 isoform X2, whose protein sequence is MIEAEEMFLPPGFRFHPTDEELITHYLAPKVAGTSFCATVIGELDLNKREPWDLPLSTKVGDEWYFFCTKDRKYPTGLRTNRATDSGHWKATGKDKEIHRRRNLIGLKKTLVFYKGRAPKGEKTNWVMHEYRLEGNRSNTVQNAWVICRVFCRRSGEKQDMEWFEDELRSSVPVLSANDHNKNKDRFSSASNSTHVTCFSDGLVGLRGSEELAKPSQNSIMLPLSLSSNATSPATSNLVDLHHRGDSSVQLSESYGRGNDKNLKMEEEALSISEETGLITNMAPDIYTSIRSNFNYQELLPDAERLDVLSWNY, encoded by the exons ATGATCGAGGCTGAGGAAATGTTTCTACCACCAGGTTTTCGCTTCCATCCAACCGATGAGGAGCTCATCACTCACTACCTTGCGCCGAAGGTTGCCGGTACCAGTTTCTGTGCCACTGTGATTGGGGAACTTGACCTCAACAAGAGAGAGCCATGGGACTTGCCAT TGAGCACAAAGGTAGGGGACGAGTGGTACTTCTTCTGCACGAAGGACAGGAAGTACCCAACTGGCTTGAGGACAAACAGAGCCACCGATTCCGGCCACTGGAAAGCAACAGGAAAAGATAAGGAGATACACAGAAGACGGAATCTGATCGGGTTGAAGAAGACTCTGGTCTTCTACAAAGGCAGGGCGCCCAAAGGTGAGAAGACTAATTGGGTCATGCATGAGTACAGACTGGAGGGGAATCGGTCAAACACGGTGCAA AATGCTTGGGTGATCTGTAGAGTGTTCTGTAGAAGGTCAGGTGAGAAACAGGACATGGAATGGTTTGAAGATGAACTCAGATCTTCTGTTCCGGTCCTATCTGCGAATGATCACAACAAGAACAAGGACAGGTTCTCTTCTGCATCCAATTCGACCCATGTGACCTGCTTCTCCGATGGCTTGGTGGGCCTGAGGGGCTCCGAGGAGTTGGCAAAGCCTTCTCAGAACTCAATCATGCTGCCTCTATCACTGTCCTCGAACGCTACCAGCCCAGCAACCTCAAACCTCGTAGATTTGCATCACCGAGGAGACAGTTCGGTGCAGTTGTCCGAGAGCTACGGCCGTGGCAATGACAAGAACttgaagatggaggaggaggctCTCAGCATTTCAGAGGAAACAGGTTTGATCACCAACATGGCGCCTGATATCTACACATCCATCAGAAGCAACTTCAATTACCAGGAGCTCCTGCCTGATGCAGAGCGACTCGATGTGCTGTCATGGAACTACTAG
- the LOC135678646 gene encoding F-box only protein 13-like isoform X2, translated as MEQNMDLLAGKGRKRKAKEEAHTGPAFFLDELNQDLLERVLSCLPASSFFRLSSVCKRWRSVATSETFHIACSQILRREPWFLMVDHDLDQFIVFDTSERNWKSLNHQTHIPQSHSCKPIPVAASGGLVCYRTDSGNFLVFNLLTGSCRELPPGSPDGESQTLHAIAMYSSPTYPSSFKIILVLGKSPNLAFRIFDSTRSTWEDEVMLIQKGESSSESHIAGDEIIYFLSKAGDVVATNMQRSASKQYSSVLIMENGEQVIYFLSESGTVVACNLAQKTYFEYPRFLPIYFEYSIDVVECKGEMLVVVLSEFLETASLRVWKFSKESQSWQQVAAMPPSMSHEFYGQKMDINCTGCQEIIFICASSSECSSRHIMFDMAVDEWVEVPKCYVDGKAKEFTAAISFEPRPEATVVHKCV; from the exons ATGGAGCAGAACATGGATCTCTTGGCAGGAAAAGGCAGGAAGAGAAAGGCAAAAGAAGAAGCTCATACTGGACCTGCCTTCTTCTTAGATGAGCTAAATCAAGACCTACTCGAAAGGGTCCTCTCCTGCCTTCCTGCCTCAAGCTTCTTTCGTCTCAGTTCAGTATGCAAGAGATGGAGATCTGTTGCCACATCTGAGACATTTCATATCGCATGCTCTCAGATACTCCGTAGGGAACCATGGTTCCTTATGGTAGATCACGATCTTGACCAGTTTATTGTTTTCGACACCAGTGAAAGGAATTGGAAAAGTCTCAATCATCAAACTCATATCCCACAAAGCCACAGTTGTAAACCCATTCCTGTTGCTGCATCTGGTGGTCTTGTGTGCTACCGCACGGACTCTGGCAACTTTTTGGTGTTTAACCTTCTCACAGGGTCCTGCCGTGAGCTCCCACCGGGAAGCCCGGATGGTGAGAGCCAAACTTTACATGCCATTGCTATGTACTCTTCTCCGACCTATCCATCTTCATTTAAGATCATACTAGTCCTGGGGAAATCACCAAACCTTGCTTTCAGAATCTTTGACTCCACTAGGTCTACATGGGAAGATGAAGTCATGTTAATTCAGAAAGGTGAGAGTTCCTCAGAATCTCACATAGCCGGAGATGAGATTATTTATTTCCTTAGCAAAGCTGGAGATGTTGTAGCCACAAACATGCAGAGGAGTGCATCTAAACAGTACTCGTCAGTTCTCATCATGGAAAATGGAGAACAGGTCATCTATTTTCTCAGTGAGTCGGGAACTGTCGTGGCTTGTAATCTTGCTCAGAAGACATATTTCGAGTATCCTAGATTTCTGCCTATCTACTTTGAGTACTCAATAGATGTGGTCGAGTGCAAGGGAGAGATGTTAGTTGTTGTCTTATCAGAATTCCTGGAGACTGCAAGCCTGAGAGTCTGGAAGTTCTCCAAGGAAAGCCAATCATGGCAACAAGTGGCAGCCATGCCGCCATCAATGTCTCATGAGTTCTACGGGCAAAAGATGGACATAAACTGCACAGGCTGTCAGGAAATCATCTTCATCTGTGCCAGTTCAAGTGAATGCAGCAGCAGGCACATAATGTTCGATATGGCGGTCGATGAATGGGTTGAGGTGCCCAAGTGTTACGTGGATGGGAAGGCCAAGGAGTTTACGGCTGCCATCTCCTTCGAGCCAAGACCGGAGGCTACTGT GGTCCACAAATGTGTATGA
- the LOC135678646 gene encoding F-box only protein 13-like isoform X1 produces MEQNMDLLAGKGRKRKAKEEAHTGPAFFLDELNQDLLERVLSCLPASSFFRLSSVCKRWRSVATSETFHIACSQILRREPWFLMVDHDLDQFIVFDTSERNWKSLNHQTHIPQSHSCKPIPVAASGGLVCYRTDSGNFLVFNLLTGSCRELPPGSPDGESQTLHAIAMYSSPTYPSSFKIILVLGKSPNLAFRIFDSTRSTWEDEVMLIQKGESSSESHIAGDEIIYFLSKAGDVVATNMQRSASKQYSSVLIMENGEQVIYFLSESGTVVACNLAQKTYFEYPRFLPIYFEYSIDVVECKGEMLVVVLSEFLETASLRVWKFSKESQSWQQVAAMPPSMSHEFYGQKMDINCTGCQEIIFICASSSECSSRHIMFDMAVDEWVEVPKCYVDGKAKEFTAAISFEPRPEATVSRKQNLQTLDQQLLFLFMITREERNQNTPTHFMIL; encoded by the exons ATGGAGCAGAACATGGATCTCTTGGCAGGAAAAGGCAGGAAGAGAAAGGCAAAAGAAGAAGCTCATACTGGACCTGCCTTCTTCTTAGATGAGCTAAATCAAGACCTACTCGAAAGGGTCCTCTCCTGCCTTCCTGCCTCAAGCTTCTTTCGTCTCAGTTCAGTATGCAAGAGATGGAGATCTGTTGCCACATCTGAGACATTTCATATCGCATGCTCTCAGATACTCCGTAGGGAACCATGGTTCCTTATGGTAGATCACGATCTTGACCAGTTTATTGTTTTCGACACCAGTGAAAGGAATTGGAAAAGTCTCAATCATCAAACTCATATCCCACAAAGCCACAGTTGTAAACCCATTCCTGTTGCTGCATCTGGTGGTCTTGTGTGCTACCGCACGGACTCTGGCAACTTTTTGGTGTTTAACCTTCTCACAGGGTCCTGCCGTGAGCTCCCACCGGGAAGCCCGGATGGTGAGAGCCAAACTTTACATGCCATTGCTATGTACTCTTCTCCGACCTATCCATCTTCATTTAAGATCATACTAGTCCTGGGGAAATCACCAAACCTTGCTTTCAGAATCTTTGACTCCACTAGGTCTACATGGGAAGATGAAGTCATGTTAATTCAGAAAGGTGAGAGTTCCTCAGAATCTCACATAGCCGGAGATGAGATTATTTATTTCCTTAGCAAAGCTGGAGATGTTGTAGCCACAAACATGCAGAGGAGTGCATCTAAACAGTACTCGTCAGTTCTCATCATGGAAAATGGAGAACAGGTCATCTATTTTCTCAGTGAGTCGGGAACTGTCGTGGCTTGTAATCTTGCTCAGAAGACATATTTCGAGTATCCTAGATTTCTGCCTATCTACTTTGAGTACTCAATAGATGTGGTCGAGTGCAAGGGAGAGATGTTAGTTGTTGTCTTATCAGAATTCCTGGAGACTGCAAGCCTGAGAGTCTGGAAGTTCTCCAAGGAAAGCCAATCATGGCAACAAGTGGCAGCCATGCCGCCATCAATGTCTCATGAGTTCTACGGGCAAAAGATGGACATAAACTGCACAGGCTGTCAGGAAATCATCTTCATCTGTGCCAGTTCAAGTGAATGCAGCAGCAGGCACATAATGTTCGATATGGCGGTCGATGAATGGGTTGAGGTGCCCAAGTGTTACGTGGATGGGAAGGCCAAGGAGTTTACGGCTGCCATCTCCTTCGAGCCAAGACCGGAGGCTACTGT GTCAAGGAAACAAAATTTGCAAACATTGGACCAGCAACTTCTCTTTCTCTTCATGATCACGAGAGAAGAGAGAAATCAGAATACACCCACTCATTTCATGATCCTTTAG
- the LOC103991408 gene encoding uncharacterized protein LOC103991408 gives MASEALPSFVSAPPPLTTRGGSGREPSSSLLPPRAVSLLLHHRPPSPASHRLAALCSVDLSTVPLLSSRRCYRRGGAVASASSSSSFGGGEEGEEEDEVERALGMDGSIPRSSQEFVRRVSSRAYDMRRNLMQSLDSISYDVLEANPWREDSKPVYVLAQRDNQLWTMKTRRSRSEVERELGLLFSKGGKRGSEVGTKAKQSTGTKFHMLVEDIREGVLVFEDEDEAAKYCDILQGGGQGCEGIAELDASSVFDICRRMRALAVLFRRGRTPPLPKSLEQNLKARKRSLEDQDPM, from the exons ATGGCTTCGGAAGCGCTTCCTTCCTTCGTCTcggctcctcctcctcttacCACGAGAGGCGGCAGCGGCAGAGAGCCTTCCtcttctctccttcctcctcgtGCTGTCTCCCTTCTCCTACACCACCGCCCTCCCTCCCCGGCGAGTCACCGCCTGGCCGCCCTCTGCTCGGTTGATCTCTCTACCGTCCCTCTCCTGTCGTCTCGCCGATGCTACCGGAGGGGAGGAGCGGTCGCCTCGGCTTCGTCGTCCTCTTCATTTGGTGGAGGTGAGGAGGGCGAAGAGGAGGATGAGGTGGAGAGGGCGCTGGGGATGGACGGAAGCATCCCCCGGAGCTCGCAGGAGTTCGTCAGGCGGGTCTCCTCCCGCGCCTACGACATGCGCCGCAACCTCATGCAGTCCCTTGACTCCATCAGCTACGATG TGTTGGAGGCCAATCCATGGAGAGAAGACTCCAAACCAGTTTATGTTTTGGCACAAAGAGATAACCAATTATGGACAATGAAAACACGTCGTAGCCGCAG CGAAGTGGAAAGGGAACTTGGGCTGCTGTTCTCTAAAGGGGGAAAACGGGGATCAGAAGTCGGCACTAAAGCTAAACAGAGTACTGGGACAAAGTTTCACATGCTTGTGGAAGATATCAGAGAGGGAGTGCTT GTCTTTGAAGATGAGGATGAAGCAGCAAAATACTGTGACATACTACAGGGAGGAGGCCAAGGTTGTGAAGGCATTGCAGAGCTGGATGCATCCTCT GTTTTTGATATTTGTCGTAGGATGAGGGCTCTTGCTGTTCTGTTCCGTCGAGGGAGAACACCACCATTACCTAAAAGCCTTGAGCAGAACCTAAAGGCTAGAAAGAGGTCACTGGAGGATCAGGACCCTATGTGA
- the LOC135678648 gene encoding pectinesterase-like has product MAASSSLLHSLKKRRRKLLILLLSFLLLLALIATVTTLSSRRSSSVSTSHVILHTSCGATRYPSLCLSAISSSPSLLSSISSHRDVILASLNLTVSAVHRSVLHVHSLSSAYANLTDRERTALADCLDMFHMSLDELRRTADDLRVLPVAAKDHARPLPADPEILVSAAMTNQESCLDGFSHDQLDRRLRGSLIAELTHVMHMCSNALGMIKGLPGRGGVQRRKTTGFGVDKEGWPKWMGEEDRRRMTAEEVAADAVVAADGTGDYSTVGEAVAAAPSKSKKRYVIRIKAGTYAENVEVPKKKTNIMFVGDGRETTVITGSRNVVDGSTTFRSATFAVVGEGFLARGLRIENTAGPSKHQAVALRVGADLSAFYDCDILGYQDTLYLHSLRQFFRGCLIQGTVDFIFGNAAAVLQDCDIQVRRPSPNQKNMVTASGRDDPNEPTGIVIHRSRITAAPDLAPVQRSFRTYLGRPWKEYARTVIMESEISDVIEPEGWHEWSGTFALDTLYYGEYRNTGAGAGTGSRVQWKGYKVITSAAEAAEFTPGSFIAGSSWLEATGFPYSLGLSS; this is encoded by the exons ATGGCTGCCTCGTCCTCGCTATTGCACAGCCTCAAGAAGAGGAGGCGCAAGctgctcatcctcctcctctcttttcttctcctccttgccCTCATCGCCACTGTCACCACCCTATCCTCCCGCCGTTCCTCCTCCGTTTCCACCTCTCATGTCATCCTTCACACATCCTGCGGTGCCACCCGCTACCCCTCCCTCTGCCTCTCGGCCATCTCGTCCTCCCCCTCGCTCCTCAGCTCCATCTCATCTCACAGAGACGTCATCCTTGCCTCCCTCAACCTCACCGTCTCCGCCGTTCACCGCTCCGTCCTCCATGTCCACAGCCTCTCCTCCGCCTATGCCAACCTCACGGACCGGGAGCGCACCGCCCTGGCTGACTGCCTCGACATGTTCCACATGTCCCTTGACGAGCTCCGCCGCACCGCTGACGACCTCCGGGTCCTCCCCGTTGCCGCGAAGGACCACGCCCGCCCCCTCCCCGCCGACCCCGAGATCCTCGTCTCTGCCGCCATGACCAACCAGGAATCCTGCCTCGATGGCTTCTCCCACGACCAACTCGACCGCCGCCTCCGCGGCAGCCTCATCGCTGAACTCACCCACGTGATGCACATGTGCAGCAACGCGCTGGGCATGATCAAGGGCCTCCCCGGCAGGGGCGGCGTCCAGCGGAGGAAAACGACGGGATTCGGGGTGGACAAGGAGGGATGGCCGAAGTGGATGGGGGAGGAGGACAGGCGGCGAATGACAGCAGAGGAGGTGGCGGCGGACGCGGTTGTTGCGGCGGACGGGACCGGAGACTACAGCACGGTGGGGGAGGCTGTGGCGGCGGCGCCATCGAAGAGCAAGAAGCGGTACGTGATCAGAATAAAAGCCGGGACGTACGCCGAGAACGTGGAGGTGCCCAAGAAGAAGACCAACATCATGTTCGTCGGCGACGGGAGGGAGACGACGGTGATCACCGGCAGCCGCAACGTTGTCGACGGCAGCACCACCTTCAGGTCCGCCACCTTCG CTGTGGTGGGGGAAGGCTTCTTGGCGCGAGGGCTACGGATCGAGAACACGGCCGGCCCGTCGAAGCACCAGGCGGTGGCTCTCCGCGTCGGCGCCGACCTCTCCGCCTTCTACGACTGCGACATCCTCGGATACCAGGACACGCTCTACCTCCACTCCCTCCGCCAGTTCTTCCGCGGCTGCCTCATTCAGGGTACCGTCGACTTCATCTTCGGTAACGCCGCCGCCGTGCTCCAGGACTGTGACATCCAGGTACGCCGCCCCAGCCCCAACCAGAAGAACATGGTGACCGCCTCGGGGCGCGACGACCCCAACGAGCCCACCGGGATAGTCATCCACCGGTCCCGCATCACGGCGGCGCCCGACCTCGCGCCCGTGCAGAGGTCGTTCCGGACCTACCTCGGCCGGCCGTGGAAGGAGTACGCGAGGACGGTGATAATGGAGTCGGAGATCAGCGACGTGATCGAGCCGGAAGGGTGGCACGAGTGGAGCGGGACGTTCGCGCTCGACACCTTGTACTACGGCGAGTACCGGAACACGGGGGCTGGCGCCGGGACCGGCAGCCGGGTGCAGTGGAAGGGGTACAAGGTGATCACAAGTGCAGCCGAGGCGGCGGAGTTCACGCCCGGGAGCTTCATCGCGGGGTCGAGCTGGCTGGAGGCGACTGGGTTCCCCTACTCCCTCGGTCTCTCATCATGA